The following nucleotide sequence is from Bacteroidetes Order II. bacterium.
CGAAGTTGGTAGCTCGTCTTTGTCCCTAAAAATCGGATATAGGCGTTTGGGTACCTCGCCTTCTTGTCCGGCAAATCGGGTACGCAAAGTAGCAGGTATGGTAAAATGCTCCAATGCATGATGCAACCACCCTGCCCATTTGATATCGCGATGACTATAACTAATAAAGGCCCAATACGGAAATTTTTTGTATTGTTCCATGATGATCAGACTATACTTTCGATTATAAGGCAGGCATTTTACAGACTTCCAAACCTATCTTTGCCAATAAAGCTGGAATATTCTTGACGGTATCGGCATCAAGGGACTTCACATGCTCCGACAAATCGTCCCAATGCACCAGATTTTCGTGGAGGAGTAATTCACGGTTTGTTTTTTCTGCAAAACGCCACCCCAAAAGCCAACGGGATGCCATCCAGCGGCGATGTTCTGTTTGTGCCAGTGCCAGCAACCAATCGGGGTTTTCCTGCAATAGCCCAACCCAATCCACTTTTTCCAGCGGCCCGCCCTCTGGTTGCATGACACAACCAAGGGTGGCTAATTTCACCCGAATGTGATCGGCTTGGTGTCGGTTTGCATCCCGGAAATCCTCCTGAAGCGCTGTCCAAGGCTGGTGCGAAGGCGATTCGGGGTTATAGTAGCCATCGCGTTTGGCTTCTTCCAAATAGGATGCATGAATCATACGGGCCAATTCGTCTAAGCTCTGCTGTACAACCATTTCCATCGTGCATCCATTTTCAACCGCCGGAAAGATGAACATTCGGTCTTTCTTTTGGAATACACTACACTCCGAAAGCACATTAGAAACCACTACCTCATGGGGAAACACAGTAACGATGGGCGTTTGCGGAGACAAGCCTACCAATCGTTGGCGCAGAGACAACGCTACTTCTGCACCGAGGGTATCGGTACCCAAGCACAAATAAACAACCGTATAAGCTGGATTGCCTTGTAGCTGTTTTAAGGTACTTTCGTTCAAAACCGTCACATCTACATCCAATGGCCGCAACGACACGATCTGCATTAACTCCGGATATAATGATGACAAAACGGCTACTTTTTCGGTGGCTTTAAAGTCCACAATGGTGATATATAATTTTTCTTGGTGCGGATAATGCCCGGTCAGTATCAATTGATAGAGGAGGTTTCGCCCCATCTGCCCTAAGCCAATGAGTAGAATATGAACAGGTTGGCACGATGACCAATTGATGTCGAAACGTTGGGCTTCAAAAACCATTTTTTCTGGAGGTTGAACCTGCAAAAGAGTCCGGGCACTGGCTTCATAAATATTGAACAAACTGCCTTCAAAACGGTCTTGTGTATCGGTAAAAATCGGATGCCGCCGGAAGATGTGGCCTAAACGGTCGTTATAAAGGTGAATAAATACCCGAACGGGTTCCATTTGTTGAAATGACGGCTCATTGATGTATTTACGGAGTAGGACGGCATTCGCCAAATTTATTTGATCGTCGTCGTCCAACAAAACAATGTGTTTGGCCCACTGGGCACGAACCTTCTGGAGAACATACCGATCCTGGGGGTCGCCTTCTATGCCAATTCCTCCAAGTTTCCATAGCCAACCATCCTCTTCTTCCGAAAGGGCCGTTTTGACAAAAATCACCTTTTTACCATCTTCCAGAAACTCTCTCGCTAATTGTGAGCCCTGCGAGCCAAGCCCCAAAAATACAACATGGTCTTTATAGAAATGGGCCTGCATGGCCCGGATTTCGTTCTGAAAAACCGAAAAAATGGCCTTAGCTGCTGCAAAAACAGGAGGGATAGGGGCCATAAAGCGCGAAATCTGTAACACCAACGGAACACTTGGCCCCATGGGTTCATCTCCCTCAATCACAAAAAACCGCCCAACTTTATAAAAAATATCCCACCATGTCCAACCGATTTCAGATGGATTTAGCCTATAATATTGCCAATAACCAACAAGTCCCAGTATAAAGGCGACCACTGCCATGCCTCCCAGTAACCACCATTCATGATAGTGGAGCCAACGCAATACTCGGTTGATAAATCGTTGTTTTTTTGCCATCAATATCCTAATACAAATCTATTTTCCTATTTTTAATTCCGATACACTTCATAACAATTTTGGCGTACCTTTAAATGTATTCAGAGATCCGATAGACTTCCGCATCAGCACTTCGTCTGCTCCTTCAATCAGAAAATCTTCCAGAACCCCTACTTCTTCGTACCCACGGCGCTCATACAATCTTCTTGCGGCATCGTTGAAGGAAGAAACACACAAGAACACATTGGGTGAAGTCTGAAAGATACGGTTTTCTACATAATCTAGTAGTACCGTGCCAATCCCCAAACTTCGGGCCTCTGGAACCACAAATATGGATTGAATATATCCTTTGAACGTTCCGCACATTTGCAACACCACAAAACCCAACAAAGCACTTTGTACCGAAGCCACATACACTTCTTTTTCACCACCCTGCATAGCAATTTTGCAAGCAGTTTCATCTCTGCCAAGGGAAATCCACGGCTCTGAAGCCGCCATCCATTGTGCGCAACGATCCAATACTTTAGGATCTTTGGTTTGATTGATGGATACAGCAACTTGCATACATTAGCTATGGTTAAACGAACCTACTTTCCAAATCAAGCAATTGCATAACCTGTAAACCTTCTCGTAGTTGTTCCAGCGTTACACTTGTTTGGGGCACCAGATGTACTGTTCTTGAGAGACCCGGCATGAGGGAGAAAAAGTTATCACTCGCGATAAAATCGGCTGTTTCATGTGCCAGCCAAGCCCAAAGCACTGGTTTTTCTGAACGAATAGTCACATCTAACCCTTGGGGTGTTTCCACAGACGTCATCGTGAATATGGCGCGTTCCAGTTGTAGATCCTTGGGCTTTTTCAGGGTGATGACATTTTCCGAAACGATGCTCCCCGTTTCTTCTGCCAAGAGATGCACCACGAGGTTCTGCGCGCCCTCGGCGTCTGCATACAAAGACAACTCCATTTTTTCCAATAAGGTAGCGGATCTTTCAGCAATTCGCTTAGGCAAGGCTCCCTTGGCCAAACGTTTGCCATTTGTGTGATAGACTGTCCAATGGACAACCACTTCGGTGGCGTGTCCTAAGTCGCTTGTCAGATAAATATCCACCGTTTGTTTGGCGGCATCCTCCACACCAGAAACCAGGATGGGTGCAAAAAAGCGCTTGGCGGCATAATGTAGGGCCTTCCAACGTCCTTCAAAGTCTAACGATGCCCAACTGGCAACGGGCCAGCAATCATTGAGTTGCCAATAGAGAGCGCCCATACAACGGGGCATATTACGCCGCCAATGCTCTACGGCATATTGCATAGCAAGCGCTTGTAATAGTTGGCTTTGCCACAACGTTGCATCAAAGTCTTTGGCCTTGCGGAACCACGAATCGGCATATTCCAATATGGTAAAATTGCCACTTACTTTGTTTACAAAACTGCGTTGGTGTACCAACATCACCTCCGAATCCAAACGGCGGTCTTCTGGCTCGGTAAACGTCCGGACGTATTTTGGTTCGGGGAAGGACTGAAACCCAAACTCCGATACAAAACGGTGGAACGAGGTCCGGTACCACTCGAACGGCTCTTTTTTGTGCCATACCGTCCACAAATGGGCATCTCCCGCTCCGGGAAAGTTATGTGTAGAACGGTCTAACGGATTGTGTGGGCTACAGGGCCAATATTGCCGCTGCGGGTCTAATTGCCCCACAACAGCCGGAAGCACCTCATTAAAAATGGGGTCGTAGTCTTCCCAAACACCATTCCAAGCGGTGGGTAGTTTCCCCACCAAACCCGCTTCCAATTCGTTATTTCCACACCAAATGGCAAGACTTGCGCGGTGTCTAATCCGGCGCACATTGTCTGTCGCTTCTTGGCGTACATTATCCAGAAACGCCGGATCTCGGCCCGGATAATTGGCACAGGCAAACATAAAATCCTGCCAGACACACAGGCCCAATTCGTCACAAATATCATAAAACACCTCCTCTTCATAAATTCCTCCACCCCACACCCGAATCATGTTCATGTGTGCATCAGCGGCAGATTTAAGAATGTCGCGATAGCGATCAAAGCGGGTATAAAGGGCATCCCCCGGAATCCAATTTGCACCTTTTGCGAAGAATGGGACTCCATTCGCCTCGAAGTAAAAAGACTCGCCCCATTGATCGCGCTTCCGTTGTAGGCGCAGGGTTCTAAGCCCTATTTTTTTCTCCCATACTTCTGTATTTATGCCATTCAATACAACCCGAACGGTATAGAGAGGTTGCTTTCCCATGCCATTGGGCCACCATAGCGACGGGTTTTTGATGGTTAACCTGCTTTCGACGATATTTTGATGTCGTTCGCCCACGGCAGCGGCCACCAAAACATCTTTTTCCCAAACCTCGATGCGCGCCTCCCCTTCCATTTGGGCCAGTTCGGCAGTCAAGTCCAAAACCACCGCATGTTCCACATGGTGTTGCAGAACCTGCACATCCACAATCCGATTGGTGTATGCGCGAATGTAAATGGGCCGCCAAATGCCAGCGGTGGTGAAGATTGGCCCCCAATCCCATCCAAAATTTGCACTCATTTTCCGCACATAGGCACGACCGGCTTCCTCTGGTGGGCCTTTCCATTCTGGCAGCTTTTTCTCGGCAGTTTTGCGGCGAATATACGGCAGAACAGAATCAAACCGAATCTCCAAGCGGTTATTGACAGGTTTTAAATAGGGTTTTATGTCGAAAACAAATGTTCGGTGTTGGTTTTGGGCATGTCCTAGGACTTGGTTATTCAGAACAATGGTGGCAAAAGTATCCAACCCCTCCAAGACTAATTCTATCACCTCATTTGCCTGCAAGGCAACATCGGCATCAAATTGGGTGCTATATAGCCAGTTTTTTTCCGAAATCCATTGTAGCTTTTTCTCATTGTCGCGGTAAAAAGGGTCCGGTATATGTCCGGCAGCAAGCAAGTCGGTATGAACGGTTCCCGGTACTGTGGCGTGCATCGCCTCTGCTGTCCCGGCTTCTTGCAGCATCCAATTGGCATCTAATAATTGGTGGTACATGTTGAATGAGTGCTGATATACGATGATAAAAAACAAACTAAACAGTTTCACCAACAGAAGGAACTGGAAACTGTTTATGTGCTAAGATACACCAAAGGAGAATGGAGCGTTTAAAAAATCCCCATTCTCCTTTGGTTCATATACGGCAAGAACGCCTCACACATAGGCTTACTCTTTTGTATAACCGTGCCGCTATTTGTACTTTTATTTGCAGAGAAAATATGTCCCCCTGTAATCCAGAAGCAACATGTTACGTCTATTTTAGATTCAAGAACCCCATCCATTCATCATCCCGAATCTCTTAACAATATGAAACAGATTTTTTCATTCTACCTGCTTGTGATAGGATTTACAATGTCTTACGGACAAAAAACACTCCTTCAAGAAGCATTGAACGAAGCAAAATTGGCTGGTTTTAGTGGTGTGGTACTGGTTGCCAAAAATGGAAAGATTGTTATGCACGAATCAGTCGGTATGCGCCGCTACGAGTCCTCGGAGCCTATGGGAAAGCAGGATATTTTTGAGTGGGCGTCTGTCAGCAAGCAATTTACGGCCATGATTATCATGATGCTAAAAGAGAAAGGGAAATTGAGGTATGACGATCCTATAAGTCAATATGTACAAGTTCCTTATTCCAACATCACCATCCGGCATTTATTAACCCACACCAGCGGCCTGCCCGATTATCACGAACTGATGGATCGGCACTGGGACAAGTCTAAAGTGGCAGGGAATCCAGACATTCTTGCGATGTTAAACCGCTATGCACCACCCATCCTTTTTAGGCCAGGAGAACGCTACGAATATAGCAACACAGGTTACGTGCTGCTGGGAAGCATTGCCGAAAAAGCATCGGGCGAGGATTTTGTTACTTTATGCAGGAAATGGATTTTCAAACCTTTAAAAATGACCCAGACAGACATTCGGACCTATTCCGAAAAAGCCCATATCCGCCCGTTTGCAGTGGGCCACCTTCCGGACTCCAGCAAACAATACGTGAATGCCAATAGATTCCCCGCTTCGGATTTTACCCTCTGGCTGGGCAATCGGAAAGGTCCGGGGCGCATCAGCGGAAGTGCGACCGATTTATTAAAGTGGGATCGTGCTTTATACACCCAAAAGTTGGTCCGTCGAGAAACATTAGAAGAAGCCTTTTCACCTGCTCGTTTAAACGACGGAACCGAGATTCCTTATGGCTTTGGATGGGAAGTGTTGAAGGATGAAAAAGGACATAAAGTGGTGCAACATACGGGCGGAAATCCAGGCTATAGTACCATTATTGTTCGATTCCTTGAAACACAAAAAACGATTATTATCCTAAATAACAATGCACATGAATCCATGAATAATTTGGTGTTATCCCTAAAAAGGAATAACAAATAATGGCCTTTTATTTCAATAAATCTATCCTCAGATACCTAATGAATTTGTTCACTACTTTTTTATAAATTAAAAAGGCAATCGTTTTTTACGGTTGCCTTTTCGGTTATTCTTCTGCGTTATGCTTTCCTTTAGAAAACTACGGTCTTTTCAACCAAAATCTCACCTCGTTTTACCTTTACAACCACCTGATCTCCTTTATTGAATTTCCCTAAAGCGGCCATATAATCTTGAACCGTTTCAATCGGTAGGTCACCGAGTTGCAAAATCACGTCACCTTTTTCCAATCCGGCTTTTTGGGCTGGCCGGTCTTCCATCACGCCATCAATGCGCAATCCAACGCCATCAAAAACATAATCGGGCATTACACCAAGAGATACTTTAAAACGGTTAGCTTGTGGTTGCTCATCTTTTGTTTTGGTAAAAGCCAATTTCCCTTTTGCATCCAGATATTTGACCAAAGACGAGATGTATTCGGCCACTTCCTGAATTCCTGTATAATTAATCCACTCACTATCATCACTCGGTTTGTGATAGTCGGCATGTTGCCCGGTAAAAAAGTGGAGTACAGGAATGTCTTGTAAATAAAAAGAAGCATGATCGGATGGCCCAAGACCACTTTCAGAAGTCTTGATTTTTAAATCCGTGTTTGGAACACCTGCAAGCGCCGAAGCCCAAGCAGGAGAAGTACCAGCACCATTAACAGCCAGCACTTTCTCTTCGTTCAAACGTCCTACCATGTCCATATTAAACATATAATTGACCTTTTTTACGTCTATGGACTTTGCTTCAACAAACTTTTTTGATCCGATGAGGCCCAATTCTTCCGCAGAAAAAGCCAAAAATAAATAATTATTTTTCTTTAGCTTAGACTTTTTAATTGATTCTGCTACATACAAAAGAGCAGCCACACCCGAAGCATTATCATCTGCTCCGTTATGAATAGCAGGCTCGCCAGTATTACGGGAATTGCCTGCGGTTCCATACCCCAAATGATCGTAGTGCGCCCCAATCACCACAGTCGTTGTCGCTTTATTGTCTATATAGCCTACCACATTTTTACCCATTCGGCTTTCACCAACACCTGGACTATGTGGGTTGCTATTGAAGGTAAATGAAAAAGTCTGAAACCAACCTCCCCCATCCCCTTTAGGTTGTAAACCGATGGCTGCAAAACGTGCTGCGATATAATCCGCCGCGAGTTCCTCGCCTTTTTTACCGGCTTCACGCCCCTCTAACAGGTTAGAAGCCAAATAGACCACATCCACTTTCAATTGGCGTAAAGCATCAGCAGAAGGCTGTGCCCATGTAGGGACAACCAAAAACGCATAAAATATACCTAAAGCAATTCTTTTTTTCATTTCTCACCTTATATATTTATTTGAAGGAATATCACAACACATTAAAGCATTTTCTAAAATATAGTTCTCTAAATAGCCGTGAAATTATACCCTTCGTCTAAGCTCCTTTTTATAATCCCCGATGTTTGGCCATTGAGACCTTCCAAGCACCCCGAATGTCCCCCATTTTATAGCCTGTGGCCTGATCCGCCGGATAGCTTGTGGCAAGTAAGGCCTTAACTTCTGGCTTTATGTCCGCTTCTGGATTTCCATGACACTGCAGACAGGTGGGCATTCCAATTACAATCGGTTTGTAATAGACATATTGATCTGCTTCGTCTTTTAGAAGAGGTTGCGCCTTATCTCCTTTCTGAATAGATTTAGACCATTGTTCTATGACTGCCAAATCGTTTTCATTGGCCTTATTTTTAGGGTTGCGGTTTCTATCCGAAATCCGTTGAACCTGCACTTTAAAATGCGTAGCCAACGAATCGGTAATAGACATGGCCTTGACGCTACAAAAAGCAGCTGCTTTTGCCGGGCCGCCATCCTCCAAGCGTTTCAATAGTGTTTTTACCAGTACCGATTGGGTAGTAGTCGCTACCGAATCCCCTAACTGTTCAAAGGATTTTGTGTGGGTTGCAAACGCCACCGGAGAGGGCTTCTCGGTTTTACCACAGCCCAGTATCAAGAGAAAAAGGAATACAGAATACTTATGCATCTTCTTATGATTTGGTTCGGTCCAAAATACCAAAACAACACTTGTTATATCATAAAGATACAAGGAGAATTGAACTACTATTCAAACATTGACAGACCTAAACATGTCATTTTTCGTGAATACACAACCAAATCTTTAAACAGTTTTTTTAAAGCTAATGATCCTCTACCCTATACGATATTGTTTTTTGCTCATTTGTACATGGCTATCAAGAAGAAGTTTTTGCGAACTAACGACCTACTTTTTCAATCTACAGTCCACAAATACTTTTGAACACCTTAAATGATAGATTTTTTGCGATTATTCTTTTATATTGCCTCCATCACTGTTCTTCAATTTCAATAACCCAAACTACAAGTAAGAATGAAAAATTTATTACCAATCTTTTTACTTTGCTTTTGTGCCCTTCCCGCTTTCGCAGGCTATGGTTTTGATGGGCATAATCCGTCAACGCCAACGACAACCCCGTCGAATTCTAATATGCTACAGAATACCGACTCCGGCACCGCATCCAGTACCATCACAGGTGGATCTACGGCAAAAGTCTATGCCAATTTTCAATATGATACCTCAGGAAAAACCGTTTACATTGCTTATACAACAAACGGAACAAATCCTTCTAAAACAACTGGAACGAATTCAGCATGTACATTTCACCTTTTTGATGCTCCTGACCGTACATGGCTATGCACCATTCCGGCACAAAGTAGTGGCGTCACCGTAAAATATGTCATGTATATTAGTGATTCGGGTTTATCTTCGGCTTGGGGGCGCTTGGCCACAGCTTCAACGGTGCAAACCTCTTGGACAGAAGGAGATAGTGCATTTTCTTATACCGTTCAGGCGGCCTTGTCCATCGCAGCGATCACAAATTTTGAAGCGAGTACGACGAACAATGATGTCGTCTTGTCTTGGGAAAGTCGGTCTCCAAGCATTACCCTGAGTATCCAGCATTCGATGAACCAAACCGATTGGACCGATTTAGAAACCGTTGGATCCGGCCTTACTCATTTCACAGCCAAGAATGTGGTTGTTGGTACCCATTATTATCGCCTCAAAGCGGTTGGGCAAGGCTTGGTGAGCTATTCAAAGACATTAGCCGTTACGGTAGAAGTGCCAGATCAATACATTGTCTATCCAGCATACCCGAATCCGTTTAATCCTCAGACGACGCTTGGCTTTGCCACGGCCACCCAGCAATTTGTTCACGTCGAAGTGTTCAACGCTGTGGGTCAAAAAATTCAAACGTTATTTCAGGGCATGGTAGAACCCAACACGGTAAATCAGGTTTCCTTTAAAGCGGAAGGCTTATCCAGTGGTGCATACCTCGTTCGTATTTCTGGAACAAACTTCATCCACACCCAAAAATTAACGCTCGCCAAGTAACCCCAAAGGCATAACATACACCTACAAAAGAGAGGCTGTCTCAATCTGAATTTATGAGACAGCCTCTCTTGTATGATTTCATCTTAATCAGCTTAAAACATCCCTAATAGCTTATTTTTCATCACCTGAAATTCCTCGTCACTTAAAAGCCCCTTATCGCGCATGGCTGCCAAACGTTCTAACTTTGAAATCAGGTCTTCTGGTTCAGCATCTGAGGGACCTTTTGTGGCTTCTTTAGGTTGAGGGGCCTGAGCAATGGGGGTTTCCGTTTCCACCACTTCAAAACGCGGGTCTTTCTTTAGGACTTCCTCTTCTACAGCAGGCGTGACGGCCTCTTTTCCACCATTCCGCCAACTCTTAATCTCTTCTTGCCACTCATTTACTTTTGACTTGCCCTCTTCATATGCCGTTTCAAAGGCTTCTCTGGCGGTTTCCACATCAAAATCGGCAATATCCCCATCCTCTTCCAAACGAGTAATAAACACCTGACCGATGCCATAGGTGGTTGCACCAGAAAGCGCCGACATAGAAAGTCCACCCAAAACGGAACCCACAAATGGAATGGCTTTTACAAAACTCGCACCAATCGCCGAGAGACTGGTTCCGGCAAGCGCAGTCACCCAACTTTTGCCGACATTGTCGTTATAATCAACGTTGTAAAGCCCACAAAGCTGTTTTAACATATCCAATTGAACAGCTGTAACAGCGGCAAAATCTACCAGAGGCAATGGAATGAGACCGCCCCCAGCGGCATAGATGGTATGCGTTTTAACGATATCCTCGGCACGTTTTAGACGATTACTCATGAAGAGAAAATTTTGAAGTTATGAGATTAAAAAGATATGGATGCGAGTACGTCACAAAGTTCAACTGGTTACACCCAAAGCCAAGAACAAATCTTGGAAAAACGGCTCCATCTCGTCAAAGTGGCCACTATCCCAACTTCCCGGACAGATTTTGCGCATATTCACCGCCACCACATTCGCTCCAGACGCCATCCAAGGATCAATGCCTTCCTTACTTGCCGGAACGCCTCCAGACACCATGACCGGAATTTTTTTCCAAATTGTCCGCAACGCTGCCAAATGTGCCGTCCCTACCGTAGGGCCGGGGAATAATTTCACCATATTTGCACCCAGATCAATGGCCGTCTGTAACTCGGTAGGGGTCAGAAAGCCGGGGATCCAGTACACGTCAGAAGATGTACACACCTTCCCTACCTCGGCAGAAATATGGGGTGAAACCACAAAATTAGCCCCTTTTCCTATAAAGCGCACCGCATCAAGGCGATTCATCACCGTCCCGACTCCTAAAAAAGCCTGCGGGCATTCGGCTTTTCCCACAGAAACCAAGGCTTCAAAGGTTTCTATGACTTCCGGCCCTCGGTTGAGAAGTTCAAAAAAGCGTAACCCTCCCCGATAGGCAGCGACCATCATATCGCAGCAGGCTTGGGTATCTGGGCTATAAAAAGTACCGACCACAGGGTGTCGTAATAAGTTTGGCTGGAGTTCGGAAGCAGTCATTGACAGAAAAAGAAAATACCTAAAAAGACAAAATACCACCCCACTAACCATCAGGCAACCCCAAATGCATAAAAAGGCATTCCATCAATTTTCCTTGTACCTTTGGTGGAACCCCATCGCGAAGGCTAATTTCATCCAATGAATAATCATCCTGCCTCCCCCCATACCATTCCAGCATTCTTCCAAAATGGCATCGTAAACATGGCCTTAGCAGCCTTTTCTTTTGCCTTAATGGGTGCAAGTGCCAAATGGCTCGGCAACCGACTTCCTTCGGTAGAACTGATGTTTTTCAGGAACATTATTGGCGTAACGATTATCAGTGCAACCATTCTACGACGCCCACTTCGACAAACGGGCGGCAAGCCGGGATTACTTGTATTTCGGGGTATCGTCGGCACACTAGCCCTTTTTGGTTTCTTTTACAACCTGACCCATATCCGTCTGGCGGAAGCCAATACCTACAACCTGACCTATCCCATTTTTATCGGATTGATCAGCGCCCTTTTTCTTGGAAACCGGGTTTCTTTCCGCCAATGGATTCACATTTTATTAGGTTTCATAGGTATTTTATTCATATTTCGTCCTAATTTGGATATTTCGCTTAAAAACCATCTTTTAGGTTTATGGAGCGGGCTGGGGGCTGCCATCGCTTATCTTTCCATTAACCAACTACGCCATTATTATGACCATCGTGCAACTGTACTGTCCTTCATGGTATCAGGTATCGTTCTGCCCGTCATCGGCACATCCGTGGGCCGGATATGGTCAATGCCTGCTTTAGACTTTTTGATGGCCCCTTTTATTTGGCCATTGGGACAGGAATGGGTGTTTCTCCTTTTTTTGGGATTATC
It contains:
- a CDS encoding toll/interleukin-1 receptor domain-containing protein, with the translated sequence MEQYKKFPYWAFISYSHRDIKWAGWLHHALEHFTIPATLRTRFAGQEGEVPKRLYPIFRDKDELPTSADLGERLNNALENSGYLVVICSPHAARSEWVDAEVRHF
- a CDS encoding DUF3365 domain-containing protein — translated: MHKYSVFLFLLILGCGKTEKPSPVAFATHTKSFEQLGDSVATTTQSVLVKTLLKRLEDGGPAKAAAFCSVKAMSITDSLATHFKVQVQRISDRNRNPKNKANENDLAVIEQWSKSIQKGDKAQPLLKDEADQYVYYKPIVIGMPTCLQCHGNPEADIKPEVKALLATSYPADQATGYKMGDIRGAWKVSMAKHRGL
- a CDS encoding T9SS type A sorting domain-containing protein, with amino-acid sequence MKNLLPIFLLCFCALPAFAGYGFDGHNPSTPTTTPSNSNMLQNTDSGTASSTITGGSTAKVYANFQYDTSGKTVYIAYTTNGTNPSKTTGTNSACTFHLFDAPDRTWLCTIPAQSSGVTVKYVMYISDSGLSSAWGRLATASTVQTSWTEGDSAFSYTVQAALSIAAITNFEASTTNNDVVLSWESRSPSITLSIQHSMNQTDWTDLETVGSGLTHFTAKNVVVGTHYYRLKAVGQGLVSYSKTLAVTVEVPDQYIVYPAYPNPFNPQTTLGFATATQQFVHVEVFNAVGQKIQTLFQGMVEPNTVNQVSFKAEGLSSGAYLVRISGTNFIHTQKLTLAK
- a CDS encoding M20/M25/M40 family metallo-hydrolase gives rise to the protein MVYLASNLLEGREAGKKGEELAADYIAARFAAIGLQPKGDGGGWFQTFSFTFNSNPHSPGVGESRMGKNVVGYIDNKATTTVVIGAHYDHLGYGTAGNSRNTGEPAIHNGADDNASGVAALLYVAESIKKSKLKKNNYLFLAFSAEELGLIGSKKFVEAKSIDVKKVNYMFNMDMVGRLNEEKVLAVNGAGTSPAWASALAGVPNTDLKIKTSESGLGPSDHASFYLQDIPVLHFFTGQHADYHKPSDDSEWINYTGIQEVAEYISSLVKYLDAKGKLAFTKTKDEQPQANRFKVSLGVMPDYVFDGVGLRIDGVMEDRPAQKAGLEKGDVILQLGDLPIETVQDYMAALGKFNKGDQVVVKVKRGEILVEKTVVF
- a CDS encoding beta-lactamase family protein produces the protein MKQIFSFYLLVIGFTMSYGQKTLLQEALNEAKLAGFSGVVLVAKNGKIVMHESVGMRRYESSEPMGKQDIFEWASVSKQFTAMIIMMLKEKGKLRYDDPISQYVQVPYSNITIRHLLTHTSGLPDYHELMDRHWDKSKVAGNPDILAMLNRYAPPILFRPGERYEYSNTGYVLLGSIAEKASGEDFVTLCRKWIFKPLKMTQTDIRTYSEKAHIRPFAVGHLPDSSKQYVNANRFPASDFTLWLGNRKGPGRISGSATDLLKWDRALYTQKLVRRETLEEAFSPARLNDGTEIPYGFGWEVLKDEKGHKVVQHTGGNPGYSTIIVRFLETQKTIIILNNNAHESMNNLVLSLKRNNK
- a CDS encoding DUF697 domain-containing protein — protein: MSNRLKRAEDIVKTHTIYAAGGGLIPLPLVDFAAVTAVQLDMLKQLCGLYNVDYNDNVGKSWVTALAGTSLSAIGASFVKAIPFVGSVLGGLSMSALSGATTYGIGQVFITRLEEDGDIADFDVETAREAFETAYEEGKSKVNEWQEEIKSWRNGGKEAVTPAVEEEVLKKDPRFEVVETETPIAQAPQPKEATKGPSDAEPEDLISKLERLAAMRDKGLLSDEEFQVMKNKLLGMF
- a CDS encoding GNAT family N-acetyltransferase translates to MQVAVSINQTKDPKVLDRCAQWMAASEPWISLGRDETACKIAMQGGEKEVYVASVQSALLGFVVLQMCGTFKGYIQSIFVVPEARSLGIGTVLLDYVENRIFQTSPNVFLCVSSFNDAARRLYERRGYEEVGVLEDFLIEGADEVLMRKSIGSLNTFKGTPKLL
- a CDS encoding glycoside hydrolase family 2 protein; the encoded protein is MYHQLLDANWMLQEAGTAEAMHATVPGTVHTDLLAAGHIPDPFYRDNEKKLQWISEKNWLYSTQFDADVALQANEVIELVLEGLDTFATIVLNNQVLGHAQNQHRTFVFDIKPYLKPVNNRLEIRFDSVLPYIRRKTAEKKLPEWKGPPEEAGRAYVRKMSANFGWDWGPIFTTAGIWRPIYIRAYTNRIVDVQVLQHHVEHAVVLDLTAELAQMEGEARIEVWEKDVLVAAAVGERHQNIVESRLTIKNPSLWWPNGMGKQPLYTVRVVLNGINTEVWEKKIGLRTLRLQRKRDQWGESFYFEANGVPFFAKGANWIPGDALYTRFDRYRDILKSAADAHMNMIRVWGGGIYEEEVFYDICDELGLCVWQDFMFACANYPGRDPAFLDNVRQEATDNVRRIRHRASLAIWCGNNELEAGLVGKLPTAWNGVWEDYDPIFNEVLPAVVGQLDPQRQYWPCSPHNPLDRSTHNFPGAGDAHLWTVWHKKEPFEWYRTSFHRFVSEFGFQSFPEPKYVRTFTEPEDRRLDSEVMLVHQRSFVNKVSGNFTILEYADSWFRKAKDFDATLWQSQLLQALAMQYAVEHWRRNMPRCMGALYWQLNDCWPVASWASLDFEGRWKALHYAAKRFFAPILVSGVEDAAKQTVDIYLTSDLGHATEVVVHWTVYHTNGKRLAKGALPKRIAERSATLLEKMELSLYADAEGAQNLVVHLLAEETGSIVSENVITLKKPKDLQLERAIFTMTSVETPQGLDVTIRSEKPVLWAWLAHETADFIASDNFFSLMPGLSRTVHLVPQTSVTLEQLREGLQVMQLLDLESRFV
- a CDS encoding bifunctional 4-hydroxy-2-oxoglutarate aldolase/2-dehydro-3-deoxy-phosphogluconate aldolase, with the protein product MTASELQPNLLRHPVVGTFYSPDTQACCDMMVAAYRGGLRFFELLNRGPEVIETFEALVSVGKAECPQAFLGVGTVMNRLDAVRFIGKGANFVVSPHISAEVGKVCTSSDVYWIPGFLTPTELQTAIDLGANMVKLFPGPTVGTAHLAALRTIWKKIPVMVSGGVPASKEGIDPWMASGANVVAVNMRKICPGSWDSGHFDEMEPFFQDLFLALGVTS